One Dokdonia sp. Dokd-P16 genomic window carries:
- a CDS encoding universal stress protein has product MKHILIPVDFSSQSWNTALCAINLYKSPRVRFYLFFSEELDYSTDREATICEPPTQQLTSWIKKLDKVIAGGQTIEPLRWKSDFIGGMRKAVADNHIDLIVMSTSYPNIFCDVLKGSHVREVITRLKCPVLIVPREFHCKSPEQVVLITDYNFNHRAEPTSVINNFIKRTSAHLNILQLSKTGNALSETQQTNKTFLQTSFHNIPHSFHFIMERTMDEALQFFVDVQQVDLVVLFAKNINLSENVLFSPALSEEKDYHKNIPFLIVHE; this is encoded by the coding sequence ATGAAGCATATTCTTATACCTGTAGATTTTTCAAGCCAGTCATGGAACACAGCCTTATGTGCAATAAACTTATATAAAAGTCCGAGGGTTCGCTTTTATCTTTTCTTTTCTGAAGAGCTTGATTACAGCACAGATAGAGAGGCAACTATTTGCGAACCTCCCACACAGCAACTTACTTCTTGGATAAAGAAATTAGACAAAGTAATAGCTGGAGGACAAACTATTGAACCGCTCAGATGGAAAAGTGATTTTATAGGTGGTATGCGTAAAGCAGTTGCAGATAATCACATAGATCTCATTGTGATGAGTACTAGCTACCCAAATATATTTTGCGATGTACTCAAAGGAAGTCATGTGCGAGAAGTAATCACGCGTTTAAAATGCCCTGTACTTATTGTTCCCAGAGAGTTTCATTGTAAAAGTCCAGAGCAGGTAGTTTTAATTACAGATTATAACTTTAATCATAGGGCAGAGCCCACTTCTGTGATTAATAATTTTATAAAGCGCACAAGTGCACACCTCAATATTCTACAATTATCGAAAACAGGTAATGCGCTTAGTGAAACACAGCAAACTAATAAAACCTTCCTACAGACTTCTTTTCACAACATACCACATAGTTTTCATTTTATAATGGAAAGAACAATGGATGAAGCTTTGCAATTTTTTGTAGATGTACAGCAGGTAGACTTAGTGGTTTTATTTGCAAAAAATATAAATCTTTCTGAGAATGTACTTTTTTCTCCAGCCCTTTCAGAAGAGAAAGATTATCACAAAAATATTCCGTTTCTAATAGTACACGAGTAA
- a CDS encoding universal stress protein encodes MRVIIVPTDFSKNAFNALCCAQQYFKYEKSKFILVHTYADEVYENKEVLSRDILEEYKAVKHKETEVSLALVLEQAMALEPNPRHEVESLAIFGTLVDEVNSLVNSENADLVIMGSQGKTANRNITYGSNTLQVVKYVKCPVLGIPLGYNYERPERILFPSELLIPYKNRELKLVSCMAKSFRSELHLLYISNFDRLSLRQEDVKSGWEYRFRESEQTYTRHDEGDIAQIINEHISSNKIDMVVLVNSKHTYMETLLHTSTINKVGLNTKIPFLILQNLSR; translated from the coding sequence ATGAGAGTTATTATCGTACCTACAGATTTTTCAAAAAATGCTTTTAATGCACTTTGTTGTGCGCAACAGTATTTTAAATATGAAAAAAGTAAATTCATTTTAGTTCATACGTATGCAGATGAAGTTTATGAGAATAAAGAGGTTCTCTCAAGAGATATTCTAGAAGAATATAAGGCAGTTAAACATAAGGAGACAGAAGTATCTCTTGCCTTAGTTTTAGAACAAGCTATGGCTTTAGAGCCTAATCCTAGACATGAGGTGGAATCACTTGCGATATTTGGAACCTTAGTAGATGAGGTCAATAGTCTTGTAAATAGTGAAAATGCAGATCTAGTCATAATGGGTTCTCAAGGCAAGACGGCAAATCGTAATATCACGTACGGCAGTAACACCCTTCAAGTAGTAAAATATGTCAAATGCCCCGTGCTAGGGATTCCGTTAGGGTACAATTATGAGCGACCAGAGCGTATTTTGTTTCCTTCAGAATTATTGATTCCTTATAAAAATAGAGAGTTAAAGCTCGTAAGCTGTATGGCAAAGAGTTTTCGTTCTGAGTTGCACTTACTATACATATCAAACTTTGATAGATTATCCCTTAGACAAGAAGATGTAAAGAGTGGTTGGGAATACCGCTTTCGCGAAAGCGAACAAACCTACACACGCCATGACGAAGGAGATATAGCTCAAATTATAAATGAGCACATAAGTAGCAACAAGATTGACATGGTGGTGCTAGTAAACTCAAAGCATACTTATATGGAAACATTATTACATACATCTACTATTAATAAAGTAGGTCTTAATACTAAAATTCCATTTTTAATCTTACAGAATTTATCACGCTAA
- a CDS encoding universal stress protein has product MKKILVPVDFSTHSEYALETASAFAKAHNAEIILLHMLGLSDSLLPRDESEGVNQAVFHMKLAEKQFKEFRDKPYMKGITVTEEVQNHTIFQDINELASKQEVDLIIMGSHGVKGMREEFVGSNTEKVVRSSTIPVLVVKEKMTSFIPKNVVIACDFKLENIKAYRDAIPLFEEMEARIHLVYVNLPTDRFKSSKEIEETMAAFMRAAEFGTELHQEDLVIVNGYTIESGLYEYAEKVRADALAMPTHGRKGLAHFFAGSVAENIANHSTLPVFTFKM; this is encoded by the coding sequence ATGAAAAAGATATTAGTACCTGTAGACTTTTCGACACATTCAGAATATGCACTTGAGACGGCTTCCGCTTTCGCGAAAGCGCACAACGCAGAGATTATATTGCTCCATATGTTAGGCTTATCAGATAGTCTTCTTCCTAGGGATGAAAGCGAAGGAGTAAACCAAGCTGTCTTCCATATGAAACTTGCCGAAAAGCAGTTTAAAGAGTTTAGAGACAAACCTTATATGAAAGGAATCACAGTCACTGAAGAAGTGCAAAATCATACCATTTTTCAGGATATTAACGAGCTGGCATCTAAGCAGGAAGTAGACCTTATAATTATGGGATCTCACGGAGTAAAAGGAATGCGCGAAGAGTTTGTAGGGTCAAATACTGAGAAAGTGGTACGTAGTTCTACAATTCCCGTGCTAGTAGTTAAAGAAAAAATGACCTCTTTTATACCTAAGAATGTTGTTATTGCTTGTGACTTTAAATTAGAAAATATCAAGGCATATAGAGATGCTATTCCGCTATTTGAAGAAATGGAGGCTCGTATCCATCTTGTATATGTGAATCTCCCTACAGATCGTTTTAAAAGCTCAAAGGAGATAGAAGAAACTATGGCAGCCTTTATGCGTGCTGCAGAGTTTGGGACAGAATTACATCAAGAAGATCTTGTGATTGTAAACGGTTATACCATAGAAAGCGGACTTTATGAATATGCGGAAAAAGTAAGAGCAGATGCACTTGCAATGCCTACGCATGGTCGTAAAGGTCTAGCACATTTCTTTGCTGGGAGCGTCGCAGAGAATATAGCAAATCACTCAACACTACCAGTGTTTACTTTCAAAATGTAA
- a CDS encoding PAS domain-containing sensor histidine kinase, producing the protein MEFFEESIEEAFMILFEGASEGIVVVNAAQMIVATNQSARDIFGYDKKELEGKPLDTLIPMRFHKKHEGHFDKFMNHSDKREMGMGRDLYGQCKDGRQVPVEAGLNPFVLHNKHYVMALVTDITVRKNAEKELRQWANIFNESLNEIFIFDATSLRFINANVGAQENIGYTLDELTSMTPVDIKPEFTETQFREYIAPLLKGDEKKLIFKTKHERKDGSHYPVEIHLQPSNADDTNTLVAIILDITERVNYTDKLERTVIERTHQLEEALQTEKELNELKTKFLSLVSHEFKTPLSGILTSATLAGKYTKEDQQEKRVKHLTTIQNKVKYLNTIIDDFLSIERLETGKTNYSYTTFPLSKVLNEVIYDANMHLKDGQHIKYPTDADEYIINFDEKIMELVLSNLLYNAIKYSSEGTIVDIQLTKQSSGLEIKIIDQGIGIPEHEQKFIFNRYFRAENALLNAGTGIGLNIVKTHLENLGASISFISELDKGSTFTVLIPIS; encoded by the coding sequence ATGGAATTTTTTGAAGAAAGTATTGAAGAAGCTTTTATGATTCTCTTTGAAGGAGCGTCGGAAGGTATCGTAGTGGTAAACGCAGCACAAATGATTGTGGCTACAAATCAGTCTGCACGGGACATTTTTGGGTACGATAAAAAGGAATTAGAAGGCAAGCCTTTAGATACCTTAATACCTATGCGTTTTCATAAAAAGCATGAAGGGCACTTTGATAAATTTATGAATCATAGTGACAAGCGTGAGATGGGAATGGGGCGTGATTTATATGGCCAGTGCAAAGATGGAAGGCAGGTCCCTGTAGAAGCGGGTCTTAATCCTTTTGTATTACATAATAAGCACTATGTAATGGCACTTGTAACAGATATTACTGTGCGTAAAAATGCTGAAAAAGAACTTAGACAGTGGGCAAATATTTTTAACGAGTCACTTAATGAGATTTTTATATTTGATGCAACTAGCCTGCGCTTTATCAATGCAAATGTAGGAGCTCAAGAAAATATAGGATATACACTCGATGAGCTCACATCAATGACTCCAGTAGATATTAAACCAGAATTTACAGAAACACAGTTTCGTGAGTATATCGCTCCACTACTTAAGGGAGATGAAAAGAAGTTGATATTTAAAACAAAACATGAACGCAAGGATGGTAGTCATTATCCAGTAGAAATACACTTGCAACCATCTAATGCTGATGATACAAATACACTTGTCGCTATTATTCTTGACATAACAGAACGCGTAAATTATACCGACAAGCTAGAAAGAACTGTAATAGAACGTACACACCAGCTTGAGGAAGCTTTACAAACAGAAAAAGAACTCAACGAACTCAAAACAAAGTTTTTGTCTCTTGTCTCTCATGAGTTTAAAACACCATTGAGTGGTATCTTAACATCTGCAACGCTAGCTGGAAAATATACTAAGGAAGATCAACAAGAGAAAAGAGTAAAACACTTAACGACCATACAGAACAAAGTAAAATACTTAAATACGATTATAGATGATTTTCTTTCTATAGAAAGACTTGAGACTGGAAAGACTAATTATTCATACACAACTTTCCCTCTGAGTAAAGTGCTTAATGAGGTGATTTATGATGCAAATATGCATCTCAAGGATGGACAGCATATTAAGTACCCAACAGATGCAGATGAGTACATCATAAATTTTGATGAAAAAATCATGGAACTTGTGCTTAGTAATTTATTATATAACGCCATCAAATACTCATCTGAAGGAACTATTGTAGATATACAACTCACAAAGCAATCTAGCGGTCTCGAGATTAAGATCATTGATCAAGGAATAGGGATACCAGAACACGAGCAAAAATTTATCTTTAATCGATATTTTAGAGCAGAAAATGCGCTCTTAAATGCAGGTACAGGTATAGGACTTAATATTGTAAAAACTCACTTAGAAAATCTAGGAGCTTCCATTAGTTTTATAAGCGAGTTAGATAAAGGTTCTACATTTACAGTACTAATACCAATCTCATAA
- a CDS encoding universal stress protein, with translation MRHILIPTDFSDNALNALTYAQYLFKGEETTFTLFNSYEPSALQLLGNKSPLALSKIYRDLKDDSEGRLSVFRSEILSRDKSTTFYYKTISYSGHLKEGIASLDSQAYDFIVMGTKGATGFKEIFMGSTTYDIVSMRQRIPLLIIPEQAAFVNPGSIGFATDFKRGYSKEELQPLITLTKLWKATIRMVEVYKKDVLSANKKEHLQDLEDLLAEVDYRFHVVPEFSSLENCINVFDNELDIDLLVMIDYPKTFFDSLMREPIIKKMSFHTTLPFLILPAQN, from the coding sequence ATGCGACATATCTTAATACCTACAGATTTTTCAGATAACGCACTTAATGCTCTTACGTACGCACAGTATTTATTTAAGGGAGAAGAAACAACGTTTACATTATTTAATAGCTACGAGCCTTCTGCTTTACAATTGTTAGGTAATAAAAGTCCGCTGGCACTTTCTAAAATTTACAGGGATTTAAAAGACGACTCTGAAGGGCGATTATCGGTATTTCGGTCAGAGATTTTAAGTAGAGATAAGAGTACAACGTTCTATTATAAAACCATAAGCTACTCGGGGCACCTTAAGGAAGGTATTGCATCTCTTGATAGTCAAGCTTATGATTTTATAGTGATGGGTACAAAAGGAGCTACCGGTTTCAAGGAGATTTTTATGGGAAGTACTACGTATGATATTGTTTCCATGAGACAAAGAATACCTTTACTCATAATTCCAGAGCAAGCTGCTTTTGTAAATCCAGGAAGTATTGGGTTTGCTACAGATTTTAAGAGAGGCTATAGTAAAGAAGAGTTACAGCCACTTATAACATTAACTAAGCTATGGAAGGCTACCATACGAATGGTGGAGGTGTATAAAAAAGATGTACTGTCTGCTAATAAAAAAGAACATTTACAAGATCTAGAAGATTTACTAGCTGAGGTAGATTATAGATTTCACGTAGTCCCAGAATTCTCATCACTTGAAAACTGCATTAATGTATTTGATAACGAATTAGACATTGATTTACTGGTGATGATTGATTATCCTAAAACATTTTTTGATAGTTTGATGCGTGAGCCCATAATAAAGAAAATGTCTTTTCATACCACTTTACCGTTTTTAATATTGCCAGCCCAAAACTGA
- a CDS encoding GTP-binding protein: MELPNDIVLRPRFTLEYDVLPETMLCAYEDVGAISKDFVVYRADDHIFISIQKKKQHFWSPQLHLEIYKIESQPTVIKGVYGPSPTVWTLFMFFHFLVFILFMASGVWLYTNVTLQLSYAFPLLGMILLFLAWIGLYIAGRIGRKKGKREMYRLQSFMYATLNNTL, translated from the coding sequence ATGGAACTTCCTAATGATATTGTTTTAAGACCACGTTTTACGCTTGAGTATGATGTGCTTCCAGAAACGATGCTATGTGCTTATGAAGATGTAGGGGCAATCTCAAAAGACTTTGTAGTATATCGAGCAGATGATCATATTTTTATAAGTATCCAAAAAAAAAAACAGCATTTCTGGTCTCCACAACTACATCTTGAAATCTATAAAATAGAGTCGCAACCTACCGTAATTAAAGGGGTTTATGGACCTAGCCCTACGGTATGGACGCTATTTATGTTTTTTCATTTTCTAGTTTTCATTTTATTTATGGCAAGTGGAGTATGGTTGTACACAAACGTCACTCTGCAATTATCTTATGCATTTCCATTATTAGGTATGATACTTCTTTTTCTTGCTTGGATTGGTCTTTATATTGCAGGTCGAATAGGAAGAAAAAAAGGGAAAAGAGAAATGTATCGTTTACAATCATTCATGTATGCAACACTGAATAATACGTTGTGA
- a CDS encoding RsiV family protein translates to MKIYLVVITLLFISGCKEPTDKLKKTPLNTESQKEAGLLDPDSADSLYLTDKDIMEIQAKSQLSKKEALIKIPDDRTILKAVVESKKLYKEADDYLLDYTYPYLNETVNPKYKAFNEYMAESYSNVERTVNEILEDKELLCDTLSIKRFRDKRIIDFKLHANERNLVSILLYKENYYSGMLHSTYMFDCLNYNVDKEEFIYFDDFFIAGAEKKVFDLINQTIYDQIHSGEMFYDCWEISDTDFKAYKNNFVINDNAIEFYFDDCIICPSYTGQYSVVIPLIEIMHLIERYQQPLLLASR, encoded by the coding sequence ATGAAAATATACCTCGTTGTCATAACACTCTTATTTATTTCGGGTTGCAAAGAACCTACAGATAAACTGAAGAAAACACCATTAAATACCGAATCTCAAAAGGAAGCCGGATTACTCGATCCAGACTCTGCAGATTCTCTCTATCTCACAGATAAAGACATTATGGAAATACAGGCTAAAAGTCAGCTTTCAAAAAAAGAAGCGTTGATTAAAATACCAGATGATCGCACGATTTTAAAAGCCGTTGTAGAGTCAAAAAAACTATATAAAGAGGCAGACGATTATCTTCTAGATTACACCTATCCTTATCTTAACGAGACTGTAAACCCTAAATACAAGGCGTTTAATGAGTATATGGCAGAGAGCTACTCAAATGTAGAGCGCACTGTAAATGAGATTCTTGAAGACAAAGAACTACTATGCGACACTTTAAGTATTAAACGTTTTAGAGATAAGCGCATTATAGATTTTAAGCTACATGCAAATGAGAGAAATCTTGTAAGCATACTGCTCTATAAAGAAAATTATTACTCAGGAATGTTGCACTCTACTTACATGTTTGATTGTCTTAATTACAATGTAGATAAAGAGGAATTCATTTATTTTGACGACTTTTTTATCGCTGGAGCAGAGAAGAAAGTATTTGATTTAATTAATCAAACCATTTACGATCAAATTCACTCTGGCGAAATGTTTTATGACTGCTGGGAAATATCTGATACCGATTTTAAGGCTTATAAAAATAACTTTGTAATTAACGATAACGCTATTGAGTTTTACTTTGATGACTGCATCATTTGCCCTTCATACACCGGCCAGTATAGCGTTGTAATACCGCTTATAGAAATTATGCATCTTATAGAACGCTATCAACAACCTTTGTTGCTAGCTTCAAGATAA
- a CDS encoding universal stress protein — translation MKRILIPTDFSEASYNALEYAVQLFINEPCTFYVLNTYTPVALYTTTIYDSHTVLNMDLGEIYKKASLENLNKIILRVTDAYPNSKHTFTAISSYNVLTLELNEIVATSEIDAIIMGTSGASGLKEVFVGSQTMQVVKDAKVPVIGVPDTYRFRALKDVLFTTDYRTGTNQVGLSLLEGLCRKHISRLIFLNAYYGIELDHEQLENKALLDEYFERDAHLNEVADGMDVLEAVADFQSKHNIDLLVLVHNKHSFFENLLFTPVVRNIVHHASVPFMILPPFKTTL, via the coding sequence ATGAAACGTATCCTTATACCAACAGATTTCTCTGAAGCATCCTATAATGCACTTGAGTATGCGGTGCAGTTATTTATAAATGAACCTTGTACTTTTTATGTGTTAAACACGTATACGCCTGTAGCATTATATACGACTACCATTTATGATAGTCATACAGTTCTTAATATGGATTTAGGAGAGATTTATAAAAAAGCATCTCTTGAGAATCTTAATAAGATTATTTTAAGAGTAACAGATGCATACCCTAATAGTAAGCACACATTTACGGCCATTTCAAGTTATAACGTACTCACATTAGAATTAAATGAGATAGTTGCCACCTCAGAGATAGATGCTATTATTATGGGAACTAGCGGAGCGTCTGGTCTCAAAGAAGTTTTTGTAGGATCTCAAACTATGCAGGTTGTCAAGGATGCAAAAGTACCCGTGATAGGAGTACCAGATACCTATAGATTTAGGGCTCTTAAAGATGTTTTATTTACAACAGACTATCGCACGGGAACTAATCAAGTAGGACTCTCACTACTAGAAGGATTGTGTAGAAAGCATATATCTAGACTCATCTTTTTAAATGCCTACTACGGAATTGAATTAGATCATGAGCAACTAGAAAATAAAGCGTTGCTCGATGAGTACTTTGAGAGAGATGCACACCTTAACGAAGTTGCAGATGGAATGGATGTACTGGAAGCTGTAGCAGACTTTCAGTCTAAACACAACATAGATTTACTAGTGCTGGTGCACAATAAGCATAGCTTTTTTGAAAATCTCTTGTTTACACCAGTCGTGCGCAATATTGTGCACCATGCCTCTGTGCCTTTTATGATTTTACCTCCTTTTAAAACTACACTATAA
- a CDS encoding universal stress protein, whose translation MAHILVPTDFSENAYNALFYATRLYPNEECIITLLHSFEHLFSTNTSRIDIGRNEQLYNELEADSLKKLDTLKNKIILDSDGISLVVNLMTGAQPLYKMVNKCIINDTINVVVMGTKGTSGVKEVFLGTQTVKLINKVKPIPVVVVPQYATYATPTDIAYATDLKIDYAQYPLEIIKELVRLHKSNLYITHIYNQMSPGETVETNYRKLKHKLEDVSYTTHWLSSTTKMEDALGVFIKEHDINLLVLMYHKSGFLKKLFNKSFVDKVSFHSEIPLLILPESF comes from the coding sequence ATGGCACATATACTCGTACCAACAGATTTTTCTGAAAACGCTTACAACGCATTATTTTATGCAACTAGATTGTATCCTAATGAGGAATGCATAATAACACTCTTACACTCATTTGAACACCTATTTTCTACAAATACGAGTCGTATAGATATAGGTAGAAATGAGCAATTATACAACGAACTAGAAGCCGATAGTCTAAAGAAGCTTGACACTTTAAAAAATAAAATCATCTTAGATAGCGATGGTATATCGCTCGTTGTAAACCTGATGACTGGAGCACAACCATTATACAAAATGGTAAATAAATGTATCATAAATGATACTATAAATGTAGTTGTAATGGGTACAAAAGGTACTTCTGGAGTAAAAGAAGTTTTCTTGGGTACACAAACTGTAAAGCTTATAAATAAGGTAAAACCTATTCCAGTAGTGGTTGTGCCACAATATGCAACTTACGCTACGCCTACAGATATAGCTTATGCTACAGATCTCAAAATTGACTATGCTCAGTATCCACTAGAAATCATTAAGGAATTAGTAAGACTTCATAAATCCAATCTTTACATCACTCATATTTATAATCAAATGAGTCCTGGAGAGACTGTAGAGACTAACTATAGAAAACTTAAGCACAAACTAGAAGACGTTTCTTACACTACGCACTGGTTGTCTAGTACGACTAAGATGGAAGATGCACTAGGCGTTTTTATTAAGGAACATGATATCAATTTACTAGTATTGATGTATCATAAAAGCGGGTTTTTAAAGAAACTCTTTAATAAATCATTTGTAGATAAGGTTAGTTTTCACTCAGAAATACCCTTACTTATATTACCAGAATCATTCTGA
- a CDS encoding response regulator, with translation MKKVLLIEDDMALRENTAELLELSNYEVTTAPNGRIGIDLAIANPPQIVVCDIMMPEVDGYGVLEALSSNSSTSHIPFIFLSAKTEHKEIRKGMDMGADDYLTKPFEEEELISAIESRIAKATILNNILKEEPTVKEEDSLRSLNELKNFFDDEGGELSFNKGALIYKEGEHSNMIYLILKGVVKTHKMDESGKELITGLLKADDFLGFTSFIENIAYLESATAIDDTIVVGVSKNELKEVLEKSKNVSLELMELLTDNLAEIKGQLLQMAYSSVRKKTAQTILQFAAILNKKPEEGIRIARNDLASVAGIATESLIRTLSGFKKEGLIEIEGRNIRLIDVEGLEMID, from the coding sequence ATGAAAAAAGTACTTTTAATAGAGGATGATATGGCGCTGCGTGAGAATACTGCAGAACTCTTAGAGCTTTCTAACTATGAAGTTACGACGGCTCCTAATGGTCGTATAGGTATTGATCTGGCTATAGCAAATCCACCACAAATAGTAGTTTGTGATATCATGATGCCTGAGGTAGACGGTTATGGAGTACTAGAAGCACTATCTAGTAACTCAAGCACGAGCCATATTCCATTTATTTTTCTTTCTGCTAAGACAGAGCATAAGGAAATTAGAAAAGGAATGGATATGGGAGCAGATGATTATCTCACAAAACCTTTTGAAGAAGAAGAACTTATAAGTGCCATAGAAAGTAGAATCGCAAAGGCAACCATACTTAATAACATATTAAAAGAAGAACCAACAGTAAAGGAGGAAGACTCACTGCGGAGTCTCAATGAGCTTAAAAACTTTTTTGATGACGAGGGTGGAGAGTTAAGCTTTAATAAAGGTGCATTAATCTATAAGGAAGGAGAACATTCTAACATGATTTACCTCATCCTCAAAGGTGTGGTAAAAACTCATAAGATGGATGAAAGTGGAAAGGAGCTTATCACCGGTCTTTTAAAAGCAGATGATTTTCTTGGTTTTACCTCATTTATTGAAAATATAGCTTACCTCGAGTCTGCTACGGCTATAGACGATACCATTGTTGTGGGAGTGAGTAAAAACGAACTAAAAGAAGTACTTGAGAAAAGTAAGAATGTATCCTTAGAGTTAATGGAACTTCTTACAGACAACCTTGCAGAGATAAAGGGGCAATTATTACAAATGGCATACAGCTCTGTGCGTAAAAAGACAGCACAAACTATCTTGCAATTTGCTGCCATTCTTAATAAAAAACCAGAAGAAGGAATAAGAATAGCTCGCAATGATCTTGCTAGTGTTGCTGGTATCGCTACAGAGAGTTTAATAAGAACACTATCTGGTTTTAAAAAAGAAGGTCTTATTGAAATAGAAGGTCGCAACATCAGGTTGATTGATGTAGAAGGACTTGAGATGATAGACTAA
- a CDS encoding HPF/RaiA family ribosome-associated protein: MTITFQYIKIQESDTLSAATVEHLNKLNKKYPQLIKAQVYFKVENTSAAAHQICEIEISAPGPRLFATTTAVHFETAMKETISDLDKQLSKRK; the protein is encoded by the coding sequence ATGACAATTACATTTCAATACATAAAAATTCAAGAGAGTGATACATTAAGTGCTGCTACGGTAGAGCATCTCAATAAACTCAATAAAAAGTATCCACAACTTATAAAAGCTCAGGTATACTTTAAAGTGGAGAATACTTCTGCAGCTGCGCATCAAATATGTGAGATAGAAATAAGTGCTCCTGGGCCTAGATTATTTGCCACTACAACAGCAGTACATTTTGAAACGGCCATGAAAGAAACCATCTCAGACCTAGATAAACAACTCAGTAAGCGCAAATGA
- the upp gene encoding uracil phosphoribosyltransferase, whose product MHIHDYSKDHSILNQFIYELRDHDIQKDAMRFRKNIERVGEILAYEMSKSLTFETKKVQTPLGEKEMGLPQQDIVLCSILRAGLPLHQGLLNYFDGAENAFISAYRNHPNDDDEFEVIVKYLAAPSLEGKTLILTDPMLATGKTLKNVLDALKPHGTPAQIHIISVIGSQQGVDYVEKEFPESTHLWISAIDDELSSKGYIIPGLGDAGDLSYGVKL is encoded by the coding sequence ATGCATATACACGATTACTCTAAAGATCATTCTATCCTTAACCAGTTTATTTATGAGTTGAGAGACCATGATATTCAAAAAGATGCAATGCGTTTTAGAAAAAACATTGAACGTGTAGGAGAAATTCTAGCTTATGAAATGAGTAAATCATTAACGTTTGAAACTAAGAAAGTTCAAACTCCTTTAGGTGAAAAGGAAATGGGTTTACCACAACAAGACATTGTGTTGTGCTCTATATTACGAGCGGGATTACCATTACATCAAGGTCTACTCAATTATTTTGACGGAGCAGAAAATGCATTTATATCTGCCTATAGAAATCACCCTAATGATGATGACGAATTTGAGGTTATTGTAAAATATCTAGCGGCTCCATCACTTGAGGGTAAGACGTTAATCCTTACAGACCCTATGCTTGCAACGGGTAAGACGCTCAAAAATGTGCTAGATGCATTAAAACCTCATGGCACACCAGCACAAATACACATTATCTCTGTAATAGGATCTCAACAAGGAGTAGATTATGTTGAAAAGGAATTTCCAGAGAGTACCCATTTGTGGATTTCGGCTATTGATGATGAGCTTAGTTCTAAGGGATATATCATACCAGGTCTAGGAGATGCTGGAGATTTAAGTTATGGTGTGAAGTTGTAA